tcaaagcttccctgataaagtgcaacatcccctccgacacctgggagtccctggccaaagaccgccctaagtggagggagtgcatcagggagggcactgaacacctcgagtctcattgccgactgcatgcagaagacaagcacaAGCAGCGGGAAAAACGtactgcaaacctgtcccaccctcccttcccttcaatggctgtctgtcccacctgtggcaggtaatgtggctctcatattggactgttcagccacctaaggactcattctaagagtggaagcaagtcttcctcgattccgagggattgccgatgatcttatctatctaattgtagccagaaaatctcctgcaatggcttcttttcccactcccgcattgttacctctggtgtcccccaaggatttatccttggcctcctcttatttctcatctatatgctgccccttggcgatatcatccaaaaatatggagccagtttccagatgtacgctgatgacacccagctctacctctccaccacttttctcaatccctccttggtctctaaattgtcagactgcttgtccgacatcgagtactggatgagcaaaaatgttatccaattaaatattgggaagaccaaagccattgtctttggtacccaccacaaactgtgttccctaaccactgactctatccctctccctagtatctaTATCTAaggccaatgcctctccaccatcatccagttaggtgggactgcactcgcctgattccattcttatctatctaatcctaGCGAGAAAATCTCCTGCAttgtcacctctggtgtcccccatggatctatccttggccccctcctatttctcatctctcagactgttcgcaacctaggcatcatatttgaccctgaaattagtttctggccacatatccgcggcataactaaaaccacctttttccacctccgtaacattgcccgcctccgcccctgcctcagcaaccctcatccatgcctttgttatctccagccttgcctactccaactcactcctggctggcctcccacattctatactatgtaaacttgagatcatccaaaactcggcagcccgtgtgctaactctcaccaagtcacgatcatccatcacccctgtgcttgctgacctacattggctcctagttaaacaatgcctcaatttcaaaattctcatccttgtttacaaatccctccatggcctgcctctccctatctctgtaatctcctccagcctcacaaccccttgagatgtctgcactcctctaattcggccctcgtgaacatccctcattataactgctcaaccatcggtggccgtgccttcagctgtttggaccctaagctctggaacctctccacctctctttcctccttcaagatgctccttaaaacctacctctttaaccaagcttttggtcatctgccgtaatttcttcttatgtggctcagtgtcaaatttatcggtTTTGTCTTGGAACAttaccgtgaagcgccttgggatgctttactacgttaaaggcgctatataaataaaagttgctgttgtagCCCAAGGCATAATTGACGACTGAGAAATACAATTTGCAACCAGCTTTTTGAGAGCGTATGACCTGCAGCCCAAGGCATAACTAATGACAGAGAGATACAATCTGCACCAAACAGTCTGCAGCATAGCATTACATTTTATCACTGATCACATAGACTTCTTTTCTCTTTACCTACCATAATTGTTGGTGTAACTCTGGGGTTTCTCAACATCTTCCTTAAAAACCACCCTGTAATGAAGAGGGAATATGTTATAAAGAACTTTTATAGTGGTTAAAAATGTTCAACATCTGGTAGTAGGTGTCTATAAAACATACAGCTCTAAACCAGAAGATGGTTCTGTTTCTGCTTCTTTTACTGTGTCCTGAGATTTTATTCCTCCGCATTTCTTCATTAGATCTGGAGGAGGATAGCTGTTGATTCcagctgtaaaataaataaaaagcTTTAAATGGAATGAACTTTCTTAGTTATAAACACCTGGAATTTCTGCAAGGGTTCCTCCGATCTCCTACTGTAACATTGGTAGAAGGTGGCACCTCCAGGGTTTCTGTCGGAGTTATGGTGGGAGAGTGGGGAATCCCCGCCGAAAATTATCCCAAAATCTTTTCTTAGTTAAATAACCGATCGGTAATTTATTTGCATCTTCCGAGGACCAAAACAGAACATGAAATTGTATTTAAAACAAAAAATCTAAAATGTTATCAATAGTTAACAGTTTTTTAAATAATCATGAGAGATCTTTATTCTTATGCTAGACAGAATTCTGACAATATCTGAGGATATTTTCCTCTTTTGCTAAGAAATAACTCTTTCTGATTTTCGGGCGGGTGGccaacttccagcgccccgccgggaaatttggtgccggtttggACCGGCCgcaggtaagtgtgattttttttcttctttttttgcaatttatgttgtggtggcatgagttaagtattgggaatgtttttggtgttctttttcaggatttttttcccccaggcctctcttagggaGCTTCAAAgtgggctgtttagctcgggattttcgcttgctcagccggcctagcacccaagaAGTGTGCAATGCTTcctttagcgctccactccacactcagggcccagctgatgaattttgtggctgaggacacaaaccatttccccgtGCAAACCTTACCGCCCTGCTGTCATTACCGCCTCGAAATGCCCAGAAATGAAAATCCAACCCAAAGTGTTTCACAATTCTAAACAAGGCCTTTGTTTTGACTAATTTACTTCTCCCCATTTCAGGCCATGAGCAAGACACAAACAAAAAGTCTGTTGCTGTTTTCTTGCTGATCTTGCTTGCCTACCAATTATTTAGTTTGAATTATTTACCCTATAATAATCACAAAGGACTTATTGATATCCACTTAAAGTAGAATGAAACAGTACTGGATTAGCTATTGTATTTATGCTCATTTTGTATgaaatagattgagtagattgggtctttactcttgagtttagaagaatgagaggtgatctcatagaaatatataagattctaaggggagttgacagggtagatgctgagagggtgtttcccccggctggagagtctagaactagggggcatattctcaggataaggggttggtcatttaagattgagatgaggaggaatttcttcactcagcgggtagtgaatcTTTTGAATTTTCTACTCCAAAGGGcgatggatgctgagtcattgagtatagtcaaggctgagatagatagatttttggcttctaggggaatcaagggatagggagatcAGGTAGGAAAGTGAAGATGAGGtcgaagatcacccatgatcttattgaaaggctgaGTAGGCTtgagtatggcctacttctgctccaattcttatgttcttatgaagtataAATACTCCACATATCCAGTTATAGTTTTATTTGTAAACATTTAATTATATTGTTACTGCACTTACTTGCCAGGTTTTTCAGAAAAGCCACTGCAAACTTTTGTGCATATTCCATTTCAGCCTCCAGGGCTTTGTCCAGATGAACTAAATGTTGATCAAAAGGAAAACTGACAAACTCCTCCAGGACTTTGACATTAGTTACCTCTCCAAGGACCAATGTAAATATTGTGAAACCTTTACATTTTGCTCCTTGTGATAATTCCAGTAATTTTTTCTCATCAATACTTGTTTCCCCTGAAAATATTGTAAAGATAACCTTGTAAGTCTGCTGATTTGTGAGATTTAAGAAGAAATTCTTCAAGCTCCATTCAATAGTCCTGCCAATGCCAGAGGAACCCTCTAGCTGACTGGACGAGTCTTGGATGTGTCTCTTCTTTAGTGTTTTTGAGATATAATCCAAAATCCCAAACTCCAGGTTAAATGGATCTTTCCCATATCTTGGCGTGTAATTTGGTATGTGTTGTACAAGAGCCACCCTGGGATGAAGATTAGAGGCCTTTGGTTCTGTGAAACTTAGAAACTCATTAAGCATTGAGTTTAAGAAATGCTGAACCAATTCTGATTGCGTAGTTTCCATTTGCTCTAAGTCATCAACAACAAAAGCTATGTCCAAGTTTACTGGTAGAGGAGATGGCTGGGCATCTCCTAGACACAAGTCATCTGGTTCACATTGATCTGTAAAAGAAAAAATAGTTCTTCAGTTTCATTTTATTCCTTTTCATctatgaattaatttttaaaatttacTTCACTAAaacattcttcttcttcttcttaggcggtccttcgtatcgaggatgacttgcttccacaccaaaaagggaatgagttcacaggtttacaatgagggacctgatattccaggtcccgaactacatattgaagggtggaagatgaaaaAACTAAAACATTACAAATGGTTTAGCTTCATATCATGAACTAATGTTGTAGTGTATATCCAGAGTCATTGCTCAGTCTCACCTTTGGAGTGAAGCAGAGTGAAACTCTCTGTAGGAGAAAGTCTCACTCTGCTTCTCTGGAGTAAAGTTGGGCACTAACTCTAGatttacattgcagcaacttactgtTGGTGCAAAACTATCTGCTTCACAGCAACATTATGGATGCACTCTAAGTTAACAAAGGATAGCAGGCTCCTTTGCTGGCTCACAATAACAACATTTGCATGTATATGCACTATGCACTGTTTTTTTTACATCAAAATCTTGAAGCATTTTACACTGTGATCTTTTTTAAAGGGTACTGATTATTCTTAGATGTTTAAACACAACCCAGCAATGCCCTTACAAACAGCCTTGAAATATTTGCCAGTTAGTCTGTTTTTAGGGGCTATTGGTTGATGGCCCAGACACGGATAATTTCCCGCTTTTCTCCATTGATTGCCACGGGACTTTTAATGCACACGTAAAGAGGCAGATTGGatttctgtttaacatctcatctgaagggcaTCACCTCCAActatgcagtgctcccttagtataCCACTGAGAGCACTGGCCTAGATTATATACCCAACCCTGGTGTGGGATTTCCTTCGAACCCAAATGTTACCAAGCAAAAGAACGCTGATAGCTGAAACACAGAAGCCAGGAGATTTCAGGATGTGATCTCCGGCTGGTGCTGATTTAGCTGATCTTTGTTTGGACAATGGTAGAGGTGCCACAACTGACCCACGAACCCTTGGAATATGAAGGGGGAAATCATCTGGAGTTTCTACTTTGGGTTATTTTCCAGTGACCCATGGAAAGGGTGAGGA
This DNA window, taken from Pristiophorus japonicus isolate sPriJap1 chromosome 5, sPriJap1.hap1, whole genome shotgun sequence, encodes the following:
- the LOC139264299 gene encoding collagen alpha-6(VI) chain-like; translated protein: MSTDVTRSKFERMKGIVINFLQDINIAENNCPTGARVAVLTFNNEARPFIRFSDFKKKQLLLKEIEELAHERSTRRRNIGIGMQFVARNTFKRVRNGILVRKIAVFITDGVSKDTNAIATAASQFSALGIIPVIISFKDIPEVERAFKVNTEAAVEVFVLPSQQRDSEELLQRLLKCRLCFDQCEPDDLCLGDAQPSPLPVNLDIAFVVDDLEQMETTQSELVQHFLNSMLNEFLSFTEPKASNLHPRVALVQHIPNYTPRYGKDPFNLEFGILDYISKTLKKRHIQDSSSQLEGSSGIGRTIEWSLKNFFLNLTNQQTYKVIFTIFSGETSIDEKKLLELSQGAKCKGFTIFTLVLGEVTNVKVLEEFVSFPFDQHLVHLDKALEAEMEYAQKFAVAFLKNLATGINSYPPPDLMKKCGGIKSQDTVKEAETEPSSGLELVVFKEDVEKPQSYTNNYDVCALNQDEGNCHNYTIKWFFNNKVKGCTRFWYGGCEGNKNRFDTRQECENLCLKPAP